The Primulina eburnea isolate SZY01 chromosome 12, ASM2296580v1, whole genome shotgun sequence genome includes the window CCTTCAATGTTGATGGTAATGGGCAATCCGAATCAACATATAACAACTCTTTAGCCTGGTTTGGAAGTGCCCATTGTACTCCCATTTCTCTTTGAACTTTTATCCAAATGCAGCGCGCGAATGAGCAATGCAGTAGGATGTGGTCCTGGTTTTCTTCATCTTGCCGACATAAGCAGCACCATTGAGGCCTTAGAACGCAACTCCTCCATCTCTTTTGCACCATGTCACAAGTAGGCAACTTTCCCAAAGCGACGATCCACGAgaaaatcttaatcttatgtgaGACATTAATATAGGAATATCTTTTGACACTTTATATTTTTGAGTTAGTTCTGACTCATTATTGTTGAAGTATCTTTTGAGTTTCAACATTCTTTAGTAAATTGGAGATTTTTGGCTCTTCgtattattaagttaattgcaagattaattgagttgattaattttaaatgattttttatttgCATTTTGGAGTTTATAAATAATATGTCTATTTCCTCAATCAatgtataaaatatatttatcacAAACACACTCAAGATCTCACTCAAACACACTCTTCATATTTATTTTGTTAGTTTTCATTTGGTCTCTGTTAAGTTTCGATTGTTAAGTTTATATACCTTTTCAATTCATCGGTGAAGTTATTTCGTGCTAAGCTGCAACATGATTTTATCATTGTATCTTGGGAGACAATTGTCTGTCATGATCCTCGAAAGCACCTTCAGATATGACATATCTGtttgaaaaaatttataattcgtGCAAGCCTCAATTGATTTACCTGACTTTATATTGTTTTACATATTCAATATTTATactcattattttttattagtgATTGTACAATCCGACTTTCATTTACTGTTCTACAATGATTATTTTCGTACTTCGAATTTTAGCATTTTGACTAACCTAACAAACATAAGTAGCTCATAAAATTGCTAATTTGATTCTCTTGTACTCAAAGACTTACATGATTTGGAACAAAGGAGtccaagaatttttttttaaaaaaaaaagagaagaaagaaCCATGAAGTTATATTTAGATATACCATAGCTACTTTATCGCATCTATGTCTCGTATATAAATTAGCAATACGAAATTCACATAATAACATATATAAAGCTGCGTCGGCCATTAACCTTTTCTCTACCAATCTCATCATATTTCATGGTTTTTGGCCTCGTCCGCCTCTTCCGCGTCCCTCGATTCTCTAAATTCTCGATTCTTATCAATGGCTTCGCCCTCTCAAGCTAGCCTTCTTCTTCAAAAACAACTTAAAGGTATGTATAACTTTATTGAATGAATAGAAGTtcaatcttttttctttttgtcgGAAGAGGGTTTTGCTTCTTAAGATTTTCGTTAAAATTTGTGGGTTAATGATCTGTGTGTTTTCTCTGCAGATCTGTGCAAACACCCGGTTGATGGATTTTCTGCCGGTTTGCTGGATGAAGCTAACCTGTTTGAATGGAGTGTGACCATAATTGGCCCACCTGACACGTTATAGTGGGTGTTTTCTCTTTTTTATCTTGTGTACAATGTTGGAAATTTTCTATTCCCTTGATTAGTTTGACAACTTCTTTGCCtgtattttttattatgtattatgtTTTGCTCTATGGCGCTTTTGGTTTATCATTAAAGCAGTTGCTGTTGTGGGGTTTTGATTTGTTGCTTCCAGCTTGTTGATTGTTTGTATGGTGTTGTCCCATTAATCAACAGAAATTGGTTTACAGTTGCAACCCTTTCTAAAGACTCGCTGAAGCATTTTAGTATGGTTATTTGAATTCTCTGATGTATGTATTTACCTTCAGTGCAAATCTTCATTACCGTCTATATGTGGAAATCCATCAACTTCCTGACTTTATTTTGTAAGGTTTTGGGTTGATCTTCTCTAGGTTAAATGGTTATTCTTGTTCAGTTGTTCACATCATATGATGTGAATGTAAGACCCGTGAATGATAGAATTCAAATATGGTTAATTTGTTGAGTGAAAGGTGACTTTGGTATTAAATTGCTGATTGGTGATCACTGTAATTCATAGAATTTTGGTATGAGAAGTATATTTGAGAGTTATAGTACGTCAACCATCAGAGAAAAAACACTAGCTATTTTGCTCTCAGCATGGTCGGACATGATTACTTTCTTCATCCCCAACTTCCAAATTCCAATCCGCTGCACTTGTGCCTTGTTTGCTACCAGTCCTTGCTTATAACCTCAACTACAACCTGCCCCAACTCTACTCCTCTCATCTACTGCATATGACAATCTTTCATTCAGTAAATATCAAGGTTTGGCTGTGTCAGCTTGCATTTTTCTCGGCCTCCTTGGCTTCTCCTTACTTGATGTCTCTTctcattttttgaaattttaaatatttgtcaGGTCTTTTGTCACGACTATGCATCCGGGTCATCAAACTTCATATGGTTTCCCCTTTTCATTACCCTCACTGCCATGTCCACTGCACTTTGTTTATACCAGTCAAGCCCAGCTATTTATCCCTGTCTGCCTTCTGCCTCTAATCCTGCGACTGTCTTGGCCACTGCCATTACTTGGATGCTGCTATCATATTTCCCATTTTCATTGGAGATTTTGTAACAGAAACAGTGGTAGCTTGAACTATAGCCCTCTGGGatgtaaaatatatttatttacctTTACATGGCCATAGTGTATGAGACAAATGTATGAATTTCAATAAGGTTCATATATCGTGTCTGTTGCATGAATTTGTTGGGGCATGTTTAATTTAATCTGTGTTTGTTTTCAGGAGTGTTTGCCGTTTGTGAGATTAACTGATTATAAGATCATATACCGAGTTGCTGCGGATGATGACAATTATTTCTGTTATTTGGTTTTGTGCTTGTAGTGCTAAAAAGGGTGATGGTGATTAAGTTAGCTGGTCTGCCTGATTTCTTTTATTTCTATTTTAAGATCACATAATTTATTTTGGTCAAGTTAACGTGTTGCAGTATTGTGATGGTTTCATGTTAGATATTGCATGATAACATTTTGTcggattattttaatttttgatgCAGTGAAGGGGGCTTTTTCAATGCCATCATGAGTTTCCCACCAAATTACCCAAACAGTCCTCCAACAGTGAAATTTACCTCGGAGATATGGCATCCTAATGGTATATTCTCTTTGGCGGTCTAAAATGATCTATCAGCTTTATGGTGTGCTTATTAATTACTGATATTGATGTGGAAATTCATGGATTGCAGTTTATACTGACGGGAAGGTCTGCATTTCAATTCTTCATCCCCCAGGAGATGATCCAAATGGCTATGAGCTTGCCAGTGAGCGTTGGTCACCTGTGCACACGGTATGACAATAAAACAATGTGTTGTATCAATTTTGTGTTCTTTAGGTTGAGTATTTTAGTGATCTTAAATTTGTATGAAGTTGAGTTTTTTTATGAGCAAAAACACAAGATTGTGAAGCCCGTGAACTGAAGTGTGCGAGCAATCTTAATTTGTTCGGTTTTATTTGGGTTTTGTTGGGTGGGGGTGGGGAGGGAGGACACATATCTAGTTTTGAAGAAGGTTAATTAGACCAGTACCGTCTAATATTTTCTTTATTCCTCCCGTATCATCAATTAATATATGTTGGTTTTCTTGTATGGTTGTTGCTACAAAGCTTTGAGCTCCACTCTGACCGTACTCTTTTCTTGCCTGCTCATAATAATTTTGTGTGCAgaagatttattttttaatttttgatttCCAGGTCGAGAGTATAGTTCTAAGCATCATATCAATGCTTTCAAGTCCAAATGATGAATCTCCTGCTAATGTTGAAGCTGCTGTGAGTGCAAACTCTTTAGATtgcttttgttttattttattgtcGCGTTACATGATTGGATACAAAATGTTGATGGTTTTTAACCATTCTTCTAACCTTCTTGAAACATCAGAAGATCATAGGGAGCTTATAAGGATGTATTGTGTTATCTTCAGCGAGctacttaaaataaattttaaaataagtgTGAGgtaataataatcattttggAAAAGCAAGGAGATCACaccttgttttttttaataaatgttgattttgaatttgtCAGGATGAGATTATGAGATCTTCCATAAAATCCTAATACAAGCAAATGTGGTTGATATCAGTGAACAAATAGGAAGCTTATGTTAAAAATTCTATACCATCTTAAAATCTCTACGAAAGCTCTATAACCTCTTTGATGTTTGTAACATTTTTATGTTTCCTTTCCTTTATGGTTATTATTTTTTCAACGAGTTTTTGGTGGTTTGATGTAAAGGAATCATAAGTTGTCCATATCTGAAATGTTACGGAAATCTAATGGAAGTTTCATATTGGACTTGAATTTTAAGCTGTCAAACGAAACTTTTATGAAACCTGATGTTTTGCTGATAAATCAACTTCATTTCAGTTCAATACTTTACTTTAGTTGATCGATCTATGAATCaatttcatcaatgtttttGATTATTAATTGCTGCAGAAGGAGTGGAGAGATCATAGGGACGACTTTAAGAAGAAAGTTAGTCGTTGCGTGAGACGATCACAGGAGATGATGTAAACTAAATGTCAGATGCCTTGCTTCAAATCTTATTTTGAAAGAAATTTGGTGTGAAGCTGAAGAACTTGGTTTCCTTGAGGTTACCAACTTGTGCAAACATTTAAAATCTTATAAACAGATTATTATATCTCGAGTCTTCTTGCTGCTTTTTTCCTCCGGTGttctatttaaatattatataaacatttaaaagctATATTTGAGCAGCTTATTATCTATTTGTTTGCACTTGGCAACTTCTCTTTTCATGCTGTCCCACAAATGttcataataaatatatattttaaaatattaatatattttgaacaaaaaattataaatataatttaaattttgtcGAGAAACAAATAACTGCGACACTCCAAGCACGtttctttaaaataaaaatcaggTTGaatataaagaaaattttgaggTTTGAATTAGCTTGAAATAGAATAGTGTTTTGTCCAAATTCAGCCTGAGTCGCATATTTAAAAGATGTGTTGATAGCTTCTAGTGCACTTGTTCCAGCCTTGGTCTAAAAAAACATCTTATTCATCGTAGCATAAGTGCTGAATTCGTTCACCTTAATTAAGGCATTGAGTTCcccactttttatgttaagagtattactttttattgtgaatgtcggtagagttgacccgtctcacatataaagattcgtgagatcgtctcacaatagacctaagagtttattttctaataaaactcttgtttccatattttgtaagattctttttttttttttttatcaaataagcTATATGGCAAAAGAAGCATATAAATAACCGCTACAAAAGGTGTGCGAAAAAGATAATATAGACGCCACATGAGTAAACACGAGAATTGAAAATTTACATCGAAGATATCAAATGTTTAAGCCAAGGAATATTCTTGTGTTGCCGTGAAATATTGAATACACACATACAACACCTAATCACATTGCATATTAGTGTGTGTTGTTCATCAAAAGGATTTTCGGTTTCACAAAAGCTGCATCCGTAGTTTTTTTACAGATAAAAACTTAATGCAGAAACATGACACAATGATGATGAACACAAACGAAGATATAAGAATTTGTTTAAACACTAGCAACTCTCGTGCATATCCATCTTTTTCAGCCATGGAAGAGAGATTTATGCCACATTATAAATTATTAATGTCAAGTTTTTACGGCAACCATTGGCCGATGCCAAATTTGATTACCAATGTAATCAAATAATTTATGTAAATGATGGAGTATTAAATGGTTAAATTTATACCACATGCAGTAGACCAACAATACTTTTCTGTTCCAGGAAATTAATTTTACAGTATGAATATTCGGCATTTATTTCATAGGGACTAACATACGAAGAAGGTGATCAAATAATCAGTCAGATCTAGTAGCTTTTCTtcgtttcttttaaaaaaatcttgCTACGCATTCTTGCTTGGATTGACCACCATGGTAAATATATCACACAGATGAAAAAGACACAAAAATAACAAACAAGCTAGTTGGAGTTGGTTACGAAAATGATTcgggaaaaaaatattacacGTACGAGAAAAGGTTTGCATTGGGATACTTCAGCCTCATAAAAATATATCTACATTATAAAATAAACACAtatttatcatttaaaaaattgctatttttcggattttttttaaaaaaattaattttaaaaataaggtAGATGATGAAGTTTTGCAAAATTAAGAGAAAACGTCACCATCAATCTGTCACTAATAGAAGCATCCAAGTTGCGATCATGTATAgctgcttttattttattttattttcattattattaatttttttattgaatttagaCACATATCTTATTAGTAAAATAGGAAGATTACATGCAAAAAATAAAATCTGAAACTCAAgttcaataatttaaaaatatatcacTTTAAATAGTGAGTCAGTCAACTAGATCGAAGGATGAGTCCTTTGCATACCGTAAACCAATATTTTGTATCCCTTTAAGATATTTATGTATTCTTTTAGCAAATGAAtaatgagattgatttagattagactGAAAACGTGTGCACATACAAACTGCAAATAAAGTGTTAGGTCTATTGGCAGTTAAGTATAATAATGAACTTATCAAACCTCGATACATTTTTACATCTACTGGTATTCTCACTTTATCTTTATCAAGCTTGGAGCAGTAAAGTTCTTTGCTCACAGCTTATACGAATTAAATAGATTTTATGTGCATGAATATGATCATTGATAGGATCAGATAAATAAAGAATCAGTTTATGCTTCTTCTTTAATTCGACTACTTGTAATATTTTTTGCAAAGAGAAttggcttttttttttttttttttttgtattagaTGATTGATAGATGGTTCAATTGATCTTATATCTCAATCTTCAACAGTAACTTGTACAAAAGATATTTGTTCATGAGTGAAAAATTCATTCATGACTGCAAATGTACTTGTTGGTGAGTCACCGTCTTTTCTGGTATCAATTGACTTCTGACAGAGACTCTCACTCTGATCCTTAACAATAATTGTTAGGAAAAAAAAGTTGTATCACTTTATGTTTTGATCTGTAATCACTGACGTTGTAACGATCTTGTTTAAAGTAATAGCATGTCGGTTGAGTTAAATCAATAAATCTTTAATCACTCCGGTAAGTTGATTTTTACGGTGGATATCAGTTTGGACTTGTGATCAATTAGGTTATTAATTACAGTTTCTTAGTTGAATTTAGTTGAGATATCTTTACCAATCACCAAAACTAAATGTTACAACATTATCCattcaatatatatttttttagttattACTAGTAatatgattaataaataataataataaatatggaCATTTTTGAATTTTCGtacataaaattttttattgtgCAGAACCCAGAACACCAACCTCTATGGATATGGACAGTGAGATATAGTAGTCCTAAATATGGATATGGACATTGAGATATAATTTACCTTAAGTCAGTCTGAAGAGCAAACTTAACAGTGAGATATAGTAGTTCTAAATAAGTAATAGAATGCAAACGAATAAAATCGTAGGTCAATACATGATATTCATAGAGGCAGAAGAGATTAACTGCCTTAATGGAGTAGAATTCTTATTAAGATAGAACTCTGttgggtgtaataattgtccttgcttggtaaagcgatcgaaccgtggtgcttgagctgctgtgcggtttaaaagatttgagttgcaccattaccaccagctataggctttggtaaagcggtaagcttTCGGTTCTACAATTGGTATTAGAGCCaatgtcacgggttcgattATCATTGATTgtaaggagtgcaattattgagggagagattgttgggtgcaataattgtccctgcttggtagagcgatcgaaccatggtgcttgagctgctgtgcggtttaaaagatttaagttgcaccattaccaccagctataacttttggtaaaacgataaACATTCGATCCTACAAACTCTACCTGAGAAAAGAGACATAATGCGGTAGGACTCAATGACCACGATATTTAGGACTCTTGATGGCGGCTAAGACTCTTATCTTATCTCGATGAGATTTGATCGAATCTTATATTTATCGAGACCTCTTATTTATTGAAGAGAATGTCTTCATATTCACTAACTACGTTAGAACTCGGACTTCCCGGCCCCATTGGTGGACTTGGACCCTTAGGGAAGGCTCGGGCTTGTCATAATAAGGAGGCCTAACCTTTAATAAACTAGGCCAATTTAAGAGATGAGCTTCAGTCCGGCCAGATGTGTCGATTTTAGGAGCATCATAATCCCACTCTCATCAAGTGAGACAGACTGAACGTTGATCcacatattttttcaaaaatgattTCTTATAAATGTGAACATGGTAATTTGCTTCTCCGAAGATATATTCTTAGGATTCCATGATATGAGCCATATTTTGTTTACCAGGCAGAGCTTGCAATCCATAATATCAAACTGAAAGCGATACAAACACAATATTAACTAAAATCCCTTTAACCAAGATACgcatatgtatatatagattCCATAGTTCAGACACAATTATATAGAAAGAAGCCAACTCATTGAAACCTGCCCAGGTTCCATGATTACATATCTTTACTACTACGAGATTCATCCATTCTCGCGTCAGCTACCTCATTTTCATTCATCAGAGTGCGTAATATGCCTCGATATCCGAATTAGAAAATTCTGAGTGATGCCATGAGTTGGAGCCACTCCGACCACATTTCTCCTTCTTCCTCATGGATCGTATTCTCTTGGACCTCACCACATAATAAGTCATTGTTCCAAGAACCCCAGCCATTATAATTCCTCCAACAAGTGTAACCAGTATAGCAGCCCACTCATGTTTACGGCCAACCACTATATAAGAAGACGACATAAAAGCCACTGACGTGCACACGGAAGCCAACCACATGAGTTTGTTGATAACTTCTACTACACGTCTTTCAGCCTTCGTCTCACCTCTAACAAGAGTTATTTGAACCACAACAACAGCCAAGGACGTAAAAAGTGCAATGGCATTGAAAATAAAGAAGATTTTAAAGGAAATACGGCTCACAACCACTGCCGTTCCATTATTTTCATCCCCACCAGGCACTGTAAAAATGGCTGCAAAGGCAACCGTCGCGAAGAGCACAGCTACCACAGTCACCGAGTTGGTGGCATTATTTATACCTTCTCGGTGTAGTTTTCGAAGCTCTTTTGCAATTCCATGGACATTTTTATTTGTTCTCTTTGTTTGTTCGAGCTGAATGTGAACATCTTTTTTGATTTGGGAGACGGTTTTGCGTAGCTCATCTCTGGGTTGATTCAATTCGTTGGCTCGCACAGCTCCGTAATGACATAGGCATGCCTTTAACTCGGAGGATTCTTCGGAAAGGGGAAGATCTTCAGCAATGTCAAGAGCAGTCTTGTGGTCTCGTGTTAGTGCATTCACATTGGTATCAGGTAGACGTAATAACTCATTAACTATCTGCAGGGAATCAAGAATCACCAAAGCAAACATAAATACATCAATCAAATAGAAAATTTAGGAGGTGCACACAGATGCATGCTTCAGTAGTAGAGTATAATCAGAGACAAttcgaattaaaaaaaaaaaacgacacGTCAGAAACCAATCAAGCAAAGTTATAAAACAATGACATTTATATGGAGACTTAGAAAAGCTTACAAGTCTTTAGAAAAATAGTAAAGTTTCCTAGTACAATGAGTGACAAATAATATTGCAATAACTTGCCACAGCAACAATGAGAAATATGAGTTCCGGATGTGGGAGGCTTTTCTTCATAGATGATCGTGTCTCAAAAAGAGTAAATTTAATTTTGCAACAGATTAAAAATTCATTTAAGGATCTTTCTAAAATCCAGAAGAATATGATGGTATATCTCAACAATACCATATGCATCTAGCATCTTAAACTCATAAAGAATGGCTTGTATTTAATCATATACTAACTGGAAGAGTGAAACAAAAATAAATCTTTTTTCATGGTAAAATTTAAAGTGGGAGATAATTCATAGTATACCTTTGGTCGCTTTTTCCTAGTAGCCACATGTAAAGCCGTATTTCCAGATTTGTCAGGTAACATAACAATAGCTGCATCAGCATCTAGAAGTAATTTCACAACTTCACAGCTAACCCCTTTCACAGCCATATGTAACGCTGTTTGTCCCTTTTTGTCTGTCCTTCGAGCCAATTGTGAATCTTTCTCTAGCAATGCCTTAACAATGTCAACATGTCCTGGTCTGGCTGCAAAGTGTAATGCATTTTTTCCATTTGATCTAGAAATTTCTAGCAAGCCACAATCCTTTGATAACAGTTCGTTAACCACAGCAGTATGGCCTCTTGAAGCCGCAGTTACTAGAGGAGTTGCATTTGCAGGACCAATTGTTTTAATTAAGCTAGGATCATGATCTAACAGCACTTGCACAATCTCTGCGATAATGAGAAGCAAATCAATGCAACACAAAAATAAATCTACCATAAGCGAAATAAAATCTCAAAGAATAAAATTATGCATAATAACAGATGAAAACTTGGACAAGACTGAAAGATCATTGAAAAATTCAAAGCTTAGGTTCGCAATTTTGATGCTTGgctgctttttttttttggcaaacAATCAGAACATGACATATTGAGATCTGTAAATAAACTGCAAGAACACGTTAAGTAAAAGGACTATCAACACAGTAGGGTGTCAGCTATTGAGCACCAAACTAAGGTGAGATGGGATATCACACGACAACATAATAAGATAAGAGTGTGCAATGCTAACATTAAATaggaagcaaaaaaaaaaaaaaacacgatTATGCTGACGTGTAAAGAAAACCTACAAGTGGTTTCTTTATACAAAACTTGTGGCAATTTCACTAGCCATAAATTAAACGATATCAATCTTTATTTAGGTCCCCATTTAAAGAAAGTGTGTTGAGTCCTAGAGCGTTTTCAGGAATTTAACTCACAGCATACCCTATTACTTAACTGTGCCATTAGATGACAGTAATCTGTCTCaaacttatattaattaaaaactcaatagttgatttttctgaaaaagTTAATTATACGGGGTCCAAAAGCATTGGACAATCCCTCAAGTTCACTAGAATTCTTGTTACATGAGTTTCATTTtacttaaaatataaataacaacTAAAGAAGAAAGCATAAGACAGATAAATGCAATAATTTTTCAAGTAAAATGAGACCATCACCATGGTGTCCTTGACTTGCAGCTATATGCAGAGGATCAAATAATGATCTGTTCTTCTTAGTAAGTGTTTCTTTATTCGAGAACTTGAGAAGCTCCTTAACCACATTAATGTGTCCTTTGTCAGCTGCTGTGAATAACACAGTCTCTCCCAACTCATTCACCTCATTTACAACTGATGCCCTAATTTCCGCAACCTCCACGTCAAAATCTGCCCCACTTAGAGTCCTCACCATTTGAGAATTAATATCATCTAGTATCTGCTTCACTGCGACAAGATCACCTCTTTGAGCTGCCAAATGCAACTCGGTATCATTATGACGACCAGTCACCTGTTTTACGTATTTCTTTTTGCCTGATTGGTCAATTCGCTTCCCTGAATTTGATAGAACCAGAGCGGGTGCAGTAGACGAGGACGGTGATGGTGACGGTGATGGCTCATCCAATGGGTTCTGGCTTGTTGTTGGACTGGATATACCTTTCTCCAAGTCTCCATCATGGGCTATATCAATAACAAATATTAGAAAGATTCATGGACGTGTTTCAACTCTATACAAGTTCCCACAAACCAAATCTTTGAGAAGCATTTAACAGAATAGACAGATTACTCGCAGAAAATCAGAAAAAACAAAATTCAATTTCATTAGCAATTCATGGATGCGTGTACTTGATCACAAGAACCTCCTCccaaatacaaaaaataaaataaaataataagaagGCCATGTTGCTCTATTCTGTATCATCTAAATACGAGTAAATATATCAACTACAATTTTTTCCCTCGAGTATTACGTCAAGAAACACTTGAATCAGATTCTTCGCTGCATCCAGCTAGTTAGTACCGAGCTTTATCTACAGACCAGCAGCTACTAACTtggtaaataatttaaatggaAACCACACACGAATCGAGGAAAAAAGGTACAATTTTTTCGATCAACTCAAGCACACTTCCAAAGAATTTTGGATTAAATAAATTCCCATGATTTATTAATGGGATTTCGAGAATCCCAGATCCACAAGAACGAAGATAATAGTCCTGAGCTAAAATTTAAGTCggtaaaaaagaaaaagaagtaATAGATAAATGAAGAACACACCATTTTTGACTGGAGAAGACATGATTGGAGGAAGAAAGTGCGCAAATGAGTGTTGAAAAGGTGAGAGGGGAAGACTTGCGGGTAATCTTTTATTCTGGGTGCGTAGAATGGTGGCTGACTCGGAACCAAATGGAAAGAGGGAAGAAGACGACAATGGAGGAAAGGGGTGAGAAAGCCACCTTTTTAAAGCTTCACCATTCCCTTAGTTtatttgatatttgcattatgtatcaaatacaaaaatagcgaaaaatagaaattaaatataactctgttattaatttattataactaTAGGGTTATCTTTTTAACTTTTTGGTACGATTGCACCCATCAAAGTTCTAGTAAATGTTTTTCATTTTATTCATGAATGGATATGTTTTTTTTCCCCTCTTCAATGTAATCATTAGACACGTGTCTTTCTATTAACGGTTAAATAgattcattattttattaataaattctaataactcaaaaaaaaaaattaatgaaattttaGATAAAAACCAACTATAAACACAAGTTTATGAGcttgtaaatattttattacattacattattaaaatattaaaaggttttccaaaattttaaagGAAGCCAAAAGTTTCTGGAACCGTGTACAGAGGAAAGTGATAAAAATGGAAGACGCCGGTGAACCTGAAAGCCGCCGGCAcacttcaaattttcaaatcgAGATACCTTCTTACGAAGAGGTGGTTCAGCCCACCACCACCAACCATTCCATCTTCAATCCTTCATCCTCCTTTTCGCAGGCCTTCAATTTTGTCAAGAACTCAGAATTCTACTCCGCCCCAGTCCCAGAACCTCCGCCGCCGTATCAATCTCCCTCAGCCGTCCCAAGGTGCTCTCTTGTCCTCTGTCCCAcctacacacacatacacgctCTTTTGTCTTGGTAAACGATATTGATTTGAGACTCATTATTATTATTGCTTTATTGTATTTTCAATTCTGGTTTTTTAGGGGGATTGTTCAATCAGAAGTTCCATCCTCATCTAGTTCGGCACCTGGTCCTAGTCGAAATTGCATCCTTGTTAGCCATAGACAGGTATATTGTTTTCACGTATTATTACTAGTGGCATTTTGTAAAGTCCACTGCTTTTTTTTGCCATTCAACACAGGGATGAATTCTTAGCTAGTTGAAACTCT containing:
- the LOC140808059 gene encoding ubiquitin-conjugating enzyme E2 7 — protein: MASPSQASLLLQKQLKDLCKHPVDGFSAGLLDEANLFEWSVTIIGPPDTLYEGGFFNAIMSFPPNYPNSPPTVKFTSEIWHPNVYTDGKVCISILHPPGDDPNGYELASERWSPVHTVESIVLSIISMLSSPNDESPANVEAAKEWRDHRDDFKKKVSRCVRRSQEMM
- the LOC140806913 gene encoding ankyrin repeat-containing protein ITN1; the protein is MSSPVKNAHDGDLEKGISSPTTSQNPLDEPSPSPSPSSSTAPALVLSNSGKRIDQSGKKKYVKQVTGRHNDTELHLAAQRGDLVAVKQILDDINSQMVRTLSGADFDVEVAEIRASVVNEVNELGETVLFTAADKGHINVVKELLKFSNKETLTKKNRSLFDPLHIAASQGHHEIVQVLLDHDPSLIKTIGPANATPLVTAASRGHTAVVNELLSKDCGLLEISRSNGKNALHFAARPGHVDIVKALLEKDSQLARRTDKKGQTALHMAVKGVSCEVVKLLLDADAAIVMLPDKSGNTALHVATRKKRPKIVNELLRLPDTNVNALTRDHKTALDIAEDLPLSEESSELKACLCHYGAVRANELNQPRDELRKTVSQIKKDVHIQLEQTKRTNKNVHGIAKELRKLHREGINNATNSVTVVAVLFATVAFAAIFTVPGGDENNGTAVVVSRISFKIFFIFNAIALFTSLAVVVVQITLVRGETKAERRVVEVINKLMWLASVCTSVAFMSSSYIVVGRKHEWAAILVTLVGGIIMAGVLGTMTYYVVRSKRIRSMRKKEKCGRSGSNSWHHSEFSNSDIEAYYAL